In the Theobroma cacao cultivar B97-61/B2 chromosome 1, Criollo_cocoa_genome_V2, whole genome shotgun sequence genome, one interval contains:
- the LOC18612494 gene encoding acetyl-CoA acetyltransferase, cytosolic 1, which yields MAPTAAAASDSIKPRDVCVVGVARTPMGGFLGSLSSLSATKLGSIAIEAALKRANVDPSLVQEVIFGNVLSANLGQAPARQAALGAGIPNSVICTTVNKVCASGMKATMLAAQSIQLGINDVVVAGGMESMSNAPKYLAEARKGSRLGHDTLVDGMMKDGLWDVYNDCGMGSCAELCAEKHVFTREDQDNFSIQSFERGIAAQQGGAFAWEIVPVEVSGGRGKPSTIVDKDEGLGKFDAAKLRKLRPSFKDNGGTVTAGNASSISDGAAALVLVSGEKALKLGLQVIAKITGYADAAQAPEFFTTAPALAIPKAISNAGLDASQIDYYEINEAFAVVALANQKLLDLNPEKVNVNGGAVSLGHPLGCSGARILVTLLGVLKQRNGKYGVGGVCNGGGGASALVVELL from the exons ATGGCTCCAACAGCGGCAGCAGCTTCGGATTCAATTAAGCCTAGag ATGTTTGTGTTGTTGGTGTCGCACGCACACCAATGGGTGGATTTCTTGGCTCTCTTTCATCTTTATCTGCCACCAAGCTTGGATCAATAGCTATAGAAG CTGCTCTTAAAAGGGCGAATGTTGATCCATCACTGGTGCAAGAAGTTATCTTTGGCAATGTTCTCAGTGCAAATCTAGGGCAGGCTCCAGCTAGACAGGCTGCATTGGGCGCAGGAATTCCTAACTCTGTTATCTGTACCACCGTGAACAAAGTCTGTGCATCTGGGATGAAAG CAACAATGCTTGCAGCACAGAGCATTCAATTGGGCATCAATGATGTTGTTGTGGCTGGTGGCATGGAGAGCATGTCTAATGCACCTAAATATTTGGCAGAAGCAAG GAAAGGATCTCGGCTTGGGCATGATACTCTtgttgatggaatgatgaaagATGGACTATGGGATGTTTATAACGATTGTGGCATGGGCAGCTGTGCTGAATTATGTGCAGAGAAACATGTTTTTACAAGGGAGGACCAG GACAACTTTTCTATTCAGAGCTTTGAGCGTGGTATTGCTGCCCAACAGGGTGGTGCCTTTGCATGGGAAATTGTTCCG GTTGAAGTTTCTGGAGGAAGGGGAAAGCCATCCACCATAGTTGACAAGGATGAAGGTTTAGGAAAG TTTGATGCTGCAAAATTGAGGAAGCTGCGACCAAGTTTCAAGGATAATGGAGGCACTGTTACTGCTGGCAACGCCTCTAGTATCAG TGATGGTGCTGCTGCTTTAGTCCTAGTGAGTGGAGAGAAGGCACTTAAGCTAGGACTGCAGGTGATTGCAAAAATTACGGGATATGCTGATGCTGCTCAG GCACCAGAGTTTTTCACAACAGCTCCTGCCCTTGCTATACCAAAAGCTATTTCAAATGCTGGCCTGGATGCTTCTCAAATCGATTACTATGAAATAAATGAAGCCTTTGCT GTTGTGGCTCTTGCAAACCAGAAACTGCTTGACCTTAATCCA GAGAAGGTTAATGTGAATGGTGGAGCTGTATCATTGGGACATCCTCTGGGTTGCAGTGGAGCTCGTATCTTGGTGACACTTTTGGGGGTATTGAAGCagagaaatgggaaatatggaGTTGGTGGTGTTTGCAATGGAGGTGGAGGTGCATCTGCACTTGTTGTGGAGCTTTTGTAA
- the LOC18612495 gene encoding RPM1-interacting protein 4 — protein MTNQKLIRIIRKEKGGEAQTPERFSASLPNEIMADKGRPLPKFGEWDVNDPASAEGFTVIFNKARNEKKTGGKVDSPGRKDPTYKQGAVLGKPQSQKKWFCCIQAAHAD, from the exons atgacaaatcaaAAACTAATCAGAATCAtcagaaaggaaaaaggaggAGAGGCACAAACACCAGAGCGATTCTCTGCATCTCTCCCTAACGAAATCATGGCG GACAAGGGTCGACCATTACCAAAGTTTGGTGAATGGGATGTCAATGACCCTGCATCAGCTGAGGGATTTACAGTTATCTTCAACAAGGCtagaaatgagaaaaagacAGGTGGCAAGGTTGACTCACCAGGGAGAAAGGACCCCACATACAAGCAAGGGGCTGTTCTTGGAAAGCCTCAATCT CAGAAAAAATGGTTTTGCTGTATACAAGCTGCTCATGCAGACTAA
- the LOC18612497 gene encoding transmembrane emp24 domain-containing protein p24beta2 produces the protein MIIFAKSIGIVDLNLAEVRAVKEAMMIFAVSRSNDGHKLVIESDSSNVVKWIWSPLSAPWRMLVLFDFLAALWSEIIDFDVKLAHFANQEQHAKDEHIAPLLEQISKLEEALYNIQFEQHWIEAQTDRQAIVNDSMGRRAIHKAMLESAALIGASTLQVYLLRRLFERKLGTSRV, from the exons ATGATTATCTTTGCAAAATCCATTGGCATTGTGGATTTAAACTTGGCAGAGGTTAGAGCAGTGAAGGAAGCGATGATGATATTCGCGGTTTCAAGGTCGAATGATGGTCACAAACTTGTTATTGAAAGTGATTCGAGTAATGTGGTAAAATGGATTTGGTCACCGCTTAGTGCGCCTTGGAGGATGC TTGTGCTGTTTGATTTCCTTGCTGCGCTTTGGTCAGAAATCATTGACTTTGATGTAAAGCTTGCGCATTTTGCAAACCAGGAGCAGCATGCAAAGGATG AGCATATTGCCCCCTTGCTTGAGCAGATATCAAAGTTGGAGGAAGCTCTTTACAACATCCAATTCGAACAGCACTGGATAGAGGCTCAGACTGACCGACAGGCAATAG TGAATGATAGCATGGGTCGTCGAGCAATTCACAAGGCAATGCTTGAATCAGCTGCACTTATTGGGGCTAGCACCCTTCAAGTTTACCTTCTGAGACGATTATTCGAACGAAAACTTGGAACATCCAGAGTCTAG
- the LOC108661339 gene encoding uncharacterized protein LOC108661339 gives MTNDHRGLSLQQIGLISQVFISYGKKSNGELLLSYGFAPKEGTNPSDSVELPLSLKKSDKCYKEKLEALRKHGLSASQCYPIQITGWPLELMAYAYLAVSPPSMSRQFEEV, from the exons ATGACAAATGATCACAGGGGGTTGTCTTTACAACAGATCGGGCTTATCAGCCAG GTTTTCATATCATATGGCAAAAAATCTAATGGAGAGCTGTTGTTATCTTATGGATTTGCTCCAAAAGAGGGCACAAATCCTAGTGATTCAGTAGAGCTCCCTCTATCGCTTAAAAAATCTGACAAATGTTATAAGGAGAAGTTGGAAGCTTTAAGGAAGCATGGATTGTCTGC TTCTCAGTGTTATCCAATACAAATCACTGGTTGGCCACTGGAGTTAATGGCATATGCTTACCTGGCAGTCAGCCCTCCAAGCATGAGCAGGCAGTTTGAAGAGGTTTGA
- the LOC18612496 gene encoding transmembrane emp24 domain-containing protein p24beta2, translating to MAGKGWKRSVEIAWIAMGLFLWSLKGTQGVRFVIDREECLSHDAKYEGDTLHVSFVVIKADSPWHFSDEGIDLVIKGPSGEQIHDFRDKTSEKYEFVVQQKGVYRFCFYNKSPYHETIDFDVKLAHFAYQEQHAKDEHIAPLLEQISKLEEALYNIQFEQHWIEAQTDRQAIVNDSMGRRAIHKAMLESAALVGASILQVYLLRRLFERKLGTSRV from the exons ATGGCGGGAAAGGGATGGAAGAGAAGCGTTGAAATTGCATGGATTGCAATGGGTTTGTTTCTGTGGAGTTTAAAAGGAACACAAGGAGTGAGATTTGTGATAGACAGAGAAGAATGCCTATCTCACGACGCCAAGTACGAAGGAGACACTCTTCATGTCTCTTTCGTTGTCATTAAGGCTGATTCCCCTTGGCATTTTAGCGACGAGGGTATCGATCTTGTG ATAAAGGGACCTTCCGGAGAACAGATTCATGATTTTCGTGAcaagacaagtgaaaaatatgaGTTTGTGGTCCAACAGAAAGGGGTTTACCGTTTCTGCTTCTACAACAAGTCTCCTTACCATGAAACCATTGACTTTGATGTAAAGCTTGCTCATTTTGCATACCAGGAGCAGCATGCAAAGGATG AGCATATTGCCCCCTTGCTTGAGCAGATATCAAAGTTGGAGGAAGCTCTTTACAACATCCAATTCGAACAGCACTGGATAGAGGCTCAGACTGACCGACAGGCAATAG TGAATGATAGCATGGGTCGTCGAGCAATTCACAAGGCAATGCTTGAATCAGCTGCACTTGTTGGGGCTAGCATCCTTCAAGTTTACCTTCTGAGACGCTTATTCGAACGAAAACTTGGAACATCAAGAGTGTAG